The Gemmatimonadaceae bacterium genome has a segment encoding these proteins:
- a CDS encoding IS256 family transposase codes for MSLSPFPLRLATEPVVRVTLEQIAREGARRALQKAIEDEVVEYVDAHADHRDDAGHRLVVRNGRKPPRTILSGVGPIEVHQPRVDDRRVDENGVRFRFTSKILPPYLRKTRAIEDLVPWLYLKGISSGEMPDALVHLGFDGSGLSPTSVTRMTASWQDEYAQWNKRDLSGKRYVYLWADGIYFGCRLTDDRPCVLVLMGATEDGRKELIAMIDGQRESEASWTALLLDLKARGMTEPPKLATGDGSLGFWLALSKVFPSTRHQRCWVHKTANVLDKLPKNQQPAAKSMLHEIWMSATREDAIKAFDRFVEVYGTKWPRATECLVKDRAELLAFYDFPAEHWQHLRTSNPIESTFATVRLRTYRTKGPGSREAGLAMAFKLARKAEGRWRKLNGSEKLQDLIDGVVFVDGNRIAA; via the coding sequence ATGTCATTATCACCTTTTCCGCTGCGGCTGGCAACCGAGCCGGTCGTTCGTGTCACCCTCGAGCAGATCGCACGTGAGGGAGCGCGTCGCGCCCTGCAGAAGGCGATCGAAGACGAAGTCGTCGAGTACGTCGATGCTCACGCTGATCATCGCGACGACGCCGGGCATCGGCTGGTGGTGCGCAACGGGCGCAAGCCGCCGCGGACGATCCTCAGCGGGGTCGGTCCGATCGAGGTTCACCAGCCGCGCGTGGACGACCGGCGCGTCGATGAGAACGGCGTGCGCTTTCGCTTCACCTCGAAGATTCTGCCGCCTTATCTTCGCAAGACCCGTGCGATCGAAGACCTGGTGCCGTGGCTGTACCTCAAGGGGATCAGCAGCGGCGAGATGCCGGATGCGCTGGTGCACCTGGGCTTCGACGGATCAGGCCTGTCGCCGACGTCGGTCACGCGCATGACCGCGTCGTGGCAGGACGAGTACGCCCAGTGGAACAAGCGAGATCTGTCCGGCAAACGCTACGTTTATCTCTGGGCCGACGGCATCTACTTCGGCTGTCGATTGACCGACGACCGCCCCTGCGTGCTTGTTTTGATGGGCGCGACCGAAGACGGCCGCAAGGAGCTGATCGCGATGATCGACGGCCAGCGTGAAAGCGAGGCGAGCTGGACGGCGCTGCTGCTGGACCTCAAAGCACGAGGCATGACCGAGCCGCCGAAGCTGGCGACGGGCGACGGATCGCTGGGGTTCTGGCTGGCGCTCTCGAAGGTCTTCCCCTCGACGCGGCACCAACGCTGCTGGGTGCACAAGACCGCCAACGTGCTCGACAAGCTGCCGAAGAATCAGCAACCCGCGGCCAAGTCGATGCTGCACGAGATCTGGATGAGCGCGACGCGAGAAGACGCAATCAAAGCCTTCGACCGCTTCGTCGAGGTCTACGGAACGAAGTGGCCGCGGGCGACGGAGTGTCTGGTGAAGGATCGTGCCGAGCTGCTGGCGTTCTACGACTTCCCCGCCGAACACTGGCAGCACCTGCGCACCAGCAACCCCATCGAGAGCACCTTCGCGACGGTGAGACTTCGCACCTACCGCACCAAAGGCCCCGGCTCACGCGAGGCCGGCCTGGCCATGGCCTTCAAGCTGGCACGCAAGGCTGAAGGGCGGTGGAGGAAACTGAACGGCAGCGAGAAGCTGCAAGACCTGATCGACGGCGTCGTGTTCGTCGACGGAAACCGAATCGCCGCTTAA